In a genomic window of Brettanomyces nanus chromosome 1, complete sequence:
- a CDS encoding uncharacterized protein (BUSCO:EOG09340OJ4~EggNog:ENOG41), protein MYDGYSLSRQLNMDLGQILSLPDQGQLSHSQNSQSSQSSQGVQHSRLSQHSQPDHFSANQHNSTDNSSVVIKYIPQDKQFTRKDLDIDEDRNEDLNMNYDFLEVPPRHVLTGNTALDGFSSSGSSQSSSTVIRPDTTDSKFNDTLKRIPLRTLETDREFTDRIRVSIVKSRLNAKSNSKSDSNSNTHEQFHMPPSPSPLPSPTDSEINDDKLNDYIDGILPSSPASPPRELDPSKMYALYDFNGPDPSHIELLKDDSVELLNDSDSYWWLVRRLNNGKVGFAPAEILETYGERLARLNCWKNEILEKGKGKANLSRDDLKLFEFNPSFTKHRSLDDLHVSDTSDNTGDSSRQSLNIDPPNTSVSSSIESHGGRVVSSSSSQLARKSSLKRAKSIVKKSVTFAGSLPNLPEEDTEEKQSVSSSPQKETMAPLVVPKRACKTNFLIKDLDVYNQKYQEIHSIIDPPPSPPFASSAGSIGSYSPSTNSDYDSEQDTWTPELKPKTKVKSKSSSSIEIGMKIRSFSENRADFLQKKTRPLQQNAELDKNRTHSDRTEKSDVPLSKSLQLLDDLIKNSPEFNSSREVKGSHFLDAAPATNQMKVDDQTIQKDQSIASTISSAASSTMFAQFQQLGDHNTLSSLTTADSFVGFTSSPHTSSSVLRTPTADTGTETNTEAGTETDDGSQSSGSTIVTEKLHPVTTEIFHPLMDHLEELEKMLSDMSINSAF, encoded by the exons ATGTATGATGGTTATT CATTGAGTCGGCAGCTGAATATGGACTTGGGGCAAATATTGTCGTTGCCAGATCAAGGGCAGCTTTCGCACTCGCAGAACTCACAGAGCTCTCAGAGCTCTCAGGGTGTACAGCACTCACGACTTTCACAGCACTCGCAGCCCGATCATTTCTCGGCGAATCAGCACAACAGCACAGACAATTCCTCAGTTGTTATAAAGTACATTCCACAAGACAAGCAGTTCACCCGTAAGGACTTGGACATAGATGAAGATCGAAATGAGGATCTCAACATGAACTACGATTTTTTGGAGGTTCCTCCAAGGCACGTCTTGACGGGTAACACTGCATTGGATGGATTCTCATCCTCTGGGTCGTCACAATCGTCTTCAACTGTGATACGTCCCGATACAACAGACTCAAAATTTAATGATACACTAAAGAGAATTCCATTGAGAACGTTAGAGACTGATAGGGAGTTCACAGACAGAATCAGAGTGTCCATAGTGAAATCACGGCTGAATGCGAAGTCGAATTCAAAATCAGATTCGAATTCAAATACACATGAACAGTTCCATATGCCTCCTTCCCCTTCTCCGTTACCTTCTCCAACGGATTCTGAAATAAATGATGACAAGCTTAATGACTATATAGACGGTATTTTACCATCATCTCCCGCTTCTCCCCCCAGAGAATTGGATCCAAGCAAGATGTATGCGTTATATGATTTCAACGGTCCTGATCCTTCTCACATAGAACTTCTTAAGGATGATTCTGTTGAACTATTGAATGATTCTGATAGCTATTGGTGGTTGGTCAGACGATTGAACAATGGTAAGGTAGGTTTTGCTCCGGCCGAGATTCTTGAGACTTATGGGGAAAGATTGGCTCGTTTGAACTGTTGGAAGAATGAAATCTTAGAGAAAGGTAAGGGAAAAGCTAATCTTTCTCGAGATGATTTGAAATTGTTTGAATTTAATCCCTCCTTCACCAAACACAGGAGCTTGGATGATCTTCATGTTAGTGATACTAGTGATAATACTGGTGACAGCAGTCGGCAATCATTAAATATTGATCCCCCAAACACAtctgtctcttcatcgatAGAAAGTCATGGAGGACGGGTGGTAAGCTCTAGTTCTTCACAATTAGCAAGAAAGAGCTCATTGAAACGAGCGAAGAGTATAGTGAAGAAAAGCGTTACCTTCGCCGGCTCCCTGCCAAATCTACCCGAGGAAGACACCGAGGAAAAGCAATCCGTCTCTTCGTCTCCTCAAAAGGAAACGATGGCACCTCTCGTGGTGCCTAAACGTGCCTGTAAGACGAATTTCCTCATCAAGGACCTGGATGTGTATAATCAGAAGTACCAGGAGATTCACAGTATCATTGATCCACCTCCTTCACCTCCATTTGCTTCAAGTGCAGGATCCATTGGTTCATATTCTCCATCTACCAATTCGGATTATGACAGTGAGCAGGATACATGGACACCAGAATTGAAGCCAAAAACAAAGGTCAAATCAAAGTCATCGTCAAGTATAGAAATAGGTATGAAGATACGGTCATTCAGTGAAAATAGGGCCGATTTTTTGCAGAAAAAGACAAGACCTCTCCAGCAAAATGCTGAGCTAGATAAGAATAGGACACATAGTGACAGAACAGAAAAGTCGGACGTTCCTCTTTCCAAGAGTCTTCAGCTGCTCGATGACCTCATTAAGAACAGTCCCGAGTTCAACAGCAGCCGCGAAGTTAAAGGATCTCACTTTTTAGATGCAGCCCCTGCAACTAATCAAATGAAGGTGGATGATCAGACTATTCAGAAGGATCAGTCTATAGCATCGACAATATCATCCGCAGCATCTTCTACAATGTTTGCACAATTTCAGCAGCTCGGTGATCACAACACTCTATCGTCATTGACTACAGCTGATTCATTTGTTGGATTTACATCATCCCCACATACAAGTTCTTCTGTTTTAAGGACGCCAACAGCGGACACCGGTACAGAAACTAATACAGAAGCTGGTACGGAGACTGACGATGGCTCCCAAAGCTCAGGTTCTACCATCGTTACAGAAAAATTGCATCCAGTTACTACagaaatttttcatcctctAATGGACCATCTTGAAGAGCTGGAAAAGATGTTAAGTGATATGTCTATAAACAGTGCATTCTAG
- a CDS encoding uncharacterized protein (BUSCO:EOG09340F8F) has translation MKNIMSAWTPNPEALNQIVQILSGTLASDTSTRVQATKALEKVKSELDFDNYLLHILAEGGQLEPQVRASAGLLIKNDLIKNWANKTTDLREHILQDIPKGLLDGQNLVRNITGNVITTLFSILGVSQWPNILPNLMQLATGDAGTTESQEGAMSTLVKICEDSAWLLDREYDGQRPLNYMVPRFIELTSSPSGRVRALALSCLNHILIIKSQSILVNLDQFMARLFSMATDPDPKVRIGLCIAFSSILDATPQQILPHLDGIIDYCLHSIGDNDEEVALQACEVLLSVASANISYDVLRPKLEQIIPVLLRNMVYSEMEVFIMEGQDEKDDEDVADRDEDIRPQAARSKEAHKVTKAKTNKELSVTQNGNSEDEDDEEEEDDEDDDLDLNPSWTLRKCSAASLDILASKFPHEVLKSSFPVIKERIVFEEWPTREAAILALGAIAEGCWEEATPQLPSMIPFLVERLKDPQPRVRQITCWTLARYSVWVCGEAVAGGSCANYFRPTFESIMDCALDTKKIVQQSACSALADFIENAEPDLLSQFIEPLLQHFQVYFHKYQRKNLIILYDTVQTFAEKIGEHICYNEAYIKMLLPPLIEKWQQLGDDDRDLWPLLECMSSVAAALGESFAPYAVPVYERAIRILSRCIEQDQLAHSDASFDAPEKDFVVTSIDLIDGLVQGLSNHFGELANSSSGSFLSGDTLMRLLMTCFDDPVDDVRQSAYALLGDLCIYIMEPFVLPHLHEVMVDIGVEIGNHIYDTNASTNNAIWALGELSLRISSENMNPYLDNFMKLLGPLLLDTSIDSTVLENTTIAIGRFGVNNAQQMGPYLERALASWCGYMKYLEENEEKETSFQGMCNIIAVNPQGINPTDVNGRNAVKAFIDCIGSYRNPGDNLASTFRILLQGFKNGLGDAGWQQVLSELEPSSVQLITARCL, from the exons ATGAA aaacatt ATGTCAGCGTGGACGCCCAACCCAGAAGCGCTCAACCAAATAGTACAGATTCTTTCTGGCACACTTGCCTCGGATACAAGTACTCGCGTGCAGGCAACAAAAGCATTAGAGAAGGTAAAATCGGAACTGGATTTTGATAACTACCTACTACACATTCTTGCTGAAGGTGGCCAATTGGAGCCCCAAGTTCGAGCATCGGCCGGTCTTTTGATCAAGAATGATCTCATCAAGAATTGGGCTAATAAAACCACGGACTTGCGTGAACATATTTTACAGGACATACCAAAGGGTCTTTTGGATGGTCAAAATCTTGTAAGAAATATTACAGGAAATGTCATTACTACTCtattttccattttggGAGTAAGTCAATGGCCTAACATCCTTCCTAACTTAATGCAACTTGCCACCGGTGATGCCGGTACCACGGAATCTCAAGAAGGTGCGATGAGTACTTTAGTCAAGATTTGTGAGGATTCTGCATGGTTATTGGATAGAGAATACGATGGTCAGAGGCCTTTAAATTACATGGTACCGAGGTTTATCGAGCTaacatcttctccaagCGGACGTGTGAGGGCTTTGGCATTGTCTTGTCTCAACCATATCCTGATCATCAAATCGCAATCCATTTTGGTTAATTTGGATCAGTTTATGGCTAGATTGTTTTCCATGGCTACAGATCCTGATCCTAAAGTGCGCATTGGTCTTTGTATTGCCTTTTCTAGTATTTTGGATGCCACTCCTCAGCAGATACTGCCTCATTTAGATGGCATCATTGATTATTGCCTTCATTCTATCGGtgataatgatgaagaggttgcGCTACAAGCTTGTGAAGTGTTACTTTCGGTTGCCTCTGCAAATATTTCATATGATGTTCTCAGACCAAAGTTGGAACAGATCATTCCGGTCTTACTAAGGAATATGGTTTATTCCGAGATGGAGGTCTTTATAATGGAAGGACAGgatgagaaggatgatgaggatgttGCTGATCgtgatgaagatatacGTCCACAGGCTGCTCGAAGTAAGGAGGCTCATAAGGTCACTAAGGCTAAGACTAACAAAGAGTTGTCAGTGACTCAAAATGGCAActctgaggatgaagatgatgaggaggaggaggatgatgaagatgatgatcttgatTTGAATCCGTCTTGGACGTTGAGAAAATGTTCTGCTGCTTCATTGGATATCTTGGCGTCCAAGTTCCCGCACGAAGTCCTTAAATCCTCCTTTCCTGTTATTAAAGAGCGTATTGTATTTGAGGAATGGCCCACGCGAGAGGCTGCCATTCTTGCTTTGGGAGCTATCGCTGAAGGTTGCTGGGAAGAAGCCACACCTCAACTACCTTCGATGATTCCCTTCCTTGTAGAGAGATTAAAGGATCCTCAGCCAAGAGTGAGACAGATCACGTGTTGGACTTTGGCTAGATATTCTGTTTGGGTGTGCGGTGAAGCTGTTGCTGGTGGCTCTTGTGCAAATTATTTTAGGCCAACTTTCGAGTCCATTATGGATTGCGCTTTGGATACTAAGAAAATCGTTCAGCAGAGTGCTTGTTCTGCATTGGCTGACTTTATTGAGAATGCAGAGCCTGACCTTCTTTCCCAGTTCATAGAGCCATTGCTTCAGCATTTCCAGGTATACTTCCATAAGTATCAGCGAAAAAATCTTATCATCTTGTACGATACAGTTCAGACATTTGCTGAGAAGATTGGCGAACATATATGCTACAATGAAGCTTATATCAAGATGCTACTGCCACCGTTAATAGAGAAATGGCAGCAGCTTGGTGACGATGACAGAGATTTGTGGCCTCTTCTTGAGTGCATGTCTTCTGTTGCTGCGGCTCTGGGTGAATCCTTTGCTCCTTATGCTGTGCCTGTCTATGAGAGGGCCATCAGAATTCTTTCTCGCTGTATTGAGCAGGATCAATTGGCCCATTCAGATGCCTCTTTTGATGCTCCTGAAAAAGATTTTGTTGTGACATCAATTGATCTAATTGATGGTCTCGTACAAGGACTGTCGAATCACTTTGGTGAACTTGCAAATTCTAGTAGCGGAAGTTTTCTGTCTGGTGATACATTGATGCGATTGTTAATGACTTGCTTTGATGATCCGGTAGATGATGTTCGTCAAAGTGCCTACGCTTTGCTCGGAGATTTGTGCATTTACATTATGGAGCCATTTGTGCTTCCGCATTTGCATGAGGTGATGGTTGATATCGGCGTAGAGATCGGTAATCATATTTATGATACCAATGCTTCCACTAACAACGCTATTTGGGCTTTGGGTGAACTTTCCTTAAGGATATCGAGTGAGAACATGAATCCGTATTTGGATAATTTCATGAAGTTGCTTGGGCCTTTGCTTCTTGACACTAGTATTGATAGCACGGTCTTGGAAAATACAACGATTGCAATTGGCAGATTTGGCGTTAACAACGCACAGCAGATGGGCCCATACCTAGAACGAGCTCTTGCGTCCTGGTGCGGCTACATGAAGTACCTTGAGGAGAacgaagaaaaagagacGTCCTTCCAAGGTATGTGTAATATTATAGCTGTCAACCCACAGGGAATCAACCCTACTGATGTGAATGGTCGCAACGCTGTGAAAGCTTTCATCGATTGCATTGGCAGTTACCGGAATCCCGGAGATAACTTGGCATCGACTTTCCGCATACTTTTACAAGGATTCAAGAATGGGTTAGGCGATGCTGGATGGCAGCAGGTATTATCGGAACTAGAACCTAGCTCTGTTCAACTGATAACAGCAAGGTGTCTATAG
- a CDS encoding uncharacterized protein (BUSCO:EOG09341TNT~MEROPS:MER0005767): MSKALASSRVVIDDSIIPATIVFSINSGKILNIFKDRILSKEDPILQQYNVISYRNMDPYVILPGLVDSHVHLNEPGRTEWEGFATGTQSAASGGVTTVIDMPLNAVPPTTTVANFNKKIECARGQTWVDMAFWGGLVPNNLDDLIPLIQAGVRGFKGFLMDSGVDEFPMITPSDINKILETVKDQHTMIMFHAEMDSGNEPDQLGGHCDSLEVLPKRALQEYGPSLYKTITEKQAELLSKSPVLQAVEPVVGRISKMMKSPPLDPRSLSSDDVTPLDMASLTHDNLKSIDPREYDSFLASRPDSFEVTAIKNIIKCQQKNPSVPVHIVHLATQQALPIIERAKYDLKLPLTVETCFHYLTLNSEEIPDGATQFKCCPPIRSDSNRKALWNALLGGVITSVVSDHSPCTPNLKGLDKGDFFQAWGGITSVGLGMIALWTEGSQNFGISLTDIAKWCCENTAKQVGLSDRKGRIAAGLDADFAIFDPDVVYQFENNKTYFKNKLTAFNGRKVKGRVIETILRSYSIYALGKGVSEMPMGQLILEPRTD; the protein is encoded by the coding sequence ATGTCCAAAGCTCTCGCTTCCTCAAGAGTCGTTATCGACGACTCAATTATACCTGCCACGATAGTTTTCTCAATCAATTCTGGAAAAATCCTTAATATTTTCAAGGATCGGATTCTTTCCAAGGAAGATCCTATTTTACAACAGTATAATGTTATATCCTATAGAAATATGGATCCGTACGTCATATTGCCGGGCCTAGTGGACTCTCATGTTCATTTGAATGAACCCGGTAGAACCGAATGGGAAGGCTTTGCTACAGGCACGCAGTCCGCTGCTTCAGGTGGTGTTACTACTGTTATCGACATGCCTCTTAATGCTGTTCCTCCTACCACCACTGTGGCTAATTTTaacaagaagattgaatGTGCACGGGGACAGACTTGGGTTGATATGGCATTCTGGGGTGGTCTAGTTCCTAACAATTTGGACGATCTCATACCCCTTATTCAGGCAGGTGTAAGAGGCTTCAAAGGGTTTCTTATGGATAGTGGTGTTGATGAGTTTCCAATGATCACTCCTTCAGATATCAATAAAATCTTGGAGACGGTAAAGGATCAGCATACCATGATCATGTTCCATGCTGAGATGGACTCTGGAAACGAGCCAGATCAACTTGGTGGACATTGCGATAGTCTTGAAGTTCTCCCCAAAAGAGCTCTGCAAGAATACGGACCTTCTCTATACAAGACGATAACTGAAAAGCAGGCTGaacttctttcaaagtcacctgttcttcaagctgTCGAGCCTGTAGTGGGAAGAATttcgaagatgatgaagtCACCGCCTTTAGACCCTAGGTCATTGTCTTCAGACGATGTTACTCCTTTGGATATGGCCAGTCTAACTCATGATAACTTGAAATCCATTGATCCAAGGGAATATGATTCCTTTCTCGCCTCTCGTCctgattcttttgaagttaCCGCCATTAagaacatcatcaaatgcCAACAGAAAAACCCTTCTGTTCCAGTTCATATAGTCCACTTGGCCACTCAACAGGCTCTTCCTATCATCGAAAGGGCCAAATATGACTTAAAACTCCCTCTAACTGTTGAAACTTGTTTTCACTACTTAACCCTGAATTCTGAGGAGATTCCTGATGGTGCTACCCAGTTCAAATGCTGTCCCCCTATCAGATCCGATTCTAACCGAAAGGCTCTTTGGAATGCCCTTTTAGGTGGAGTGATCACGTCGGTTGTCAGCGACCATTCCCCTTGTACTCCGAATCTAAAGGGCCTCGACAAAGGCGATTTCTTTCAAGCATGGGGTGGTATTACCTCTGTTGGCCTTGGTATGATAGCTCTATGGACGGAGGGCTCTCAAAACTTTGGCATTTCATTAACGGATATTGCCAAATGGTGCTGTGAAAATACCGCTAAACAGGTAGGTCTTTCTGACAGAAAGGGTAGGATTGCCGCTGGTCTGGATGCAGACTTTGCCATTTTTGACCCAGATGTTGTTTACCAGTTTGAAAACAATAAGACTTATTTCAAGAACAAGTTGACTGCTTTCAACGGCAGAAAAGTGAAGGGTAGAGTTATCGAGACAATTCTCAGAAGTTACTCTATCTATGCTCTTGGCAAGGGAGTTTCTGAAATGCCTATGGGACAGTTGATACTAGAACCAAGAACAGATTAG
- a CDS encoding uncharacterized protein (BUSCO:EOG09340B7C) — translation MSSVRPELKFSDDTDQRSFYYKYYRLPEKSQRTLRVADKGDYYSVFDQDAEFVAELIYKTQSVVKNSSIKISGVEKKTIQYLTLSPAVFASLVKIVVIDMGYKLEIYDKDWSSFRMASPGNLSEIDELINTSELSSVSIIAALKLVNSSHQGKKIGLSYYDPNSKIIGLSEFLDNELYSNLESILIQLGVKECLVPDNAASKDTEFEKVKQVIDRCGMVISEFKSSEFNVRNIEQDLVTLTGDEHVLSTNEMSSLETSQACANALLSYLSLLADDANRGSITISKYNLEQFMKLDYAAVRALNLFPPPNFSNSMNKTSSLFGLLNNCKTAGGTRLLSQWIKQPLVDINDINKRHLLVKYFFDDMSLRTNIQKDFLSDVPDITKLLKKISAKKNRMTRLDDVIRLYQMCLKLPVCNELLMGSLDSIMSDNQDEAQTTKELVQSIWIKPISEYAKILQTYQAMIEQTIDLSSLEDATSAGAMSNSMLSINPEYDENLLILSEKLNKVKKSMKNIHQDTGEELGMELDRKLKLEDHRIHGWCFRLTRNDASCIRGNRQFQELSTVKAGVFFTTVELSRVSKEFESLKEAYESCQREIVDEVVTTAATYIPVFTKLSVAVSSLDVLVSFSHAAAFAPTEYVRPRKMYGISDESRIMDLKEARHPCLEQQENMMFIANDIYLEKDKDEFLIITGPNMGGKSTYIRTVGVIALMNQIGCFIPVNSDSEICVMDSILARVGASDSQLKGVSTFMSEMLEMSSILKTATSNSLIIVDELGRGTSTYDGFGLAWSISEYISTKIHAFTMFATHFHELTTLADKVQTIKNLHVVAHVEDVSDAAIRGSNDNITLLYKVEPGVSDQSFGIHVAEVVKFPSKIILMSKRKALELDDSKDGEASKRSHFSDDDVLKGKKDLKAVLKTWKRNVEKMGGIQKLTSDEVVAELRKLVKEDYKDAFQNNPLLKDILAL, via the coding sequence ATGTCCTCCGTTCGTCCTGAATTGAAGTTCTCTGATGATACAGATCAGAGATCATTCTACTACAAATATTACAGACTTCCAGAAAAGTCGCAGAGAACCCTGAGGGTAGCCGATAAAGGGGATTACTACTCAGTGTTTGATCAAGATGCTGAATTTGTTGCTGAGCTCATTTACAAGACACAGTCAGTTGTCAAGAATTCATCCATCAAAATCTCCGGagtggaaaagaaaacgaTCCAATATTTGACCTTATCACCTGCTGTTTTTGCCAGTTTAGTCAAGATTGTTGTCATTGATATGGGATATAAGCTTGAAATATACGATAAGGATTGGTCTAGTTTCAGAATGGCCTCTCCGGGAAATTTGTCCgagattgatgaattgaTAAACACTTCAGAGTTGAGTTCTGTTTCTATCATTGCCGCCTTGAAACTAGTCAACTCTTCTCATcagggaaagaaaatcgGCCTTAGTTATTACGATCCTAACAGTAAGATTATCGGATTGTCTGAGTTCCTAGATAACGAACTCTATTCAAACTTGGAGTCCATTTTAATTCAATTGGGTGTCAAAGAATGCCTAGTTCCTGACAATGCAGCCTCTAAAGATACCGAGTTTGAGAAGGTCAAGCAAGTCATTGATCGTTGTGGTATGGTAATCTCCGAGTTCAAGTCTTCAGAATTTAATGTCAGAAATATAGAGCAGGATTTGGTAACACTTACTGGGGATGAGCACGTTCTTTCGACCAATGAGATGTCCAGTTTGGAGACTTCGCAGGCCTGTGCCAATGCCTTACTGTCATATCTCTCTTTGCTTGCAGATGATGCTAACAGAGGGTCGATCACCATTTCAAAATACAATCTTGAGCAATTCATGAAGTTGGATTATGCCGCTGTTCGTGCCTTGAATTTGTTTCCGCCTCCTAATTTCAGCAATTCCATGAACAAGACCTCGTCATTGTTTGGCCTCTTGAACAATTGTAAGACCGCAGGCGGTACTAGATTGCTTTCACAATGGATAAAGCAGCCTCTAGTCGATAtaaatgatatcaataagCGTCATTTGTTGGTTAAATACTTCTTTGATGACATGAGTCTTCGTACCAATATTCAGAAGGACTTTTTAAGTGATGTTCCCGATATCACCAAGCTTCTTAAGAAAATCAGTGCCAAGAAAAATCGAATGACTCGTTTAGATGATGTTATTCGTCTTTATCAGATGTGTCTAAAGTTGCCTGTTTGTAACGAATTGTTGATGGGTTCCCTCGATTCCATCATGAGTGACAATCAAGACGAGGCGCAAACAACCAAAGAGTTGGTTCAGTCAATCTGGATCAAACCTATTTCCGAGTACGCAAAGATACTTCAGACTTATCAAGCAATGATTGAGCAAACAATCGACCTTTCATCTCTTGAGGATGCTACGTCTGCAGGCGCCATGTCTAACTCTATGCTTTCCATTAATCCCGAATACGATGAGAATTTATTGATACTAAGTGAGAAATTGAATAAAGTCAAAAAGTCGATGAAGAACATTCACCAAGATACCGGTGAAGAGTTGGGCATGGAATTGGATCGTAAGTTGAAACTTGAAGACCATCGTATTCATGGATGGTGCTTTAGACTCACCCGTAATGATGCTTCTTGCATCAGAGGTAATCGTCAATTCCAGGAGTTGAGCACAGTGAAGGCAGGTGTATTTTTCACTACCGTTGAACTAAGCCGAGTCAGTAAAGAATTCGAAAGCCTTAAAGAAGCATACGAGTCTTGCCAGCGTGAGATCGTCGATGAAGTGGTCACTACAGCAGCAACGTACATTCCAGTGTTTACGAAACTTTCCGTGGCCGTTTCCAGTTTAGATGTTTTGGTTTCATTCAGCCATGCCGCAGCATTTGCTCCTACAGAGTATGTGCGGCCTAGGAAGATGTATGGAATCAGCGACGAGTCTAGAATTATGGACTTGAAAGAGGCCAGACATCCTTGTTTAGAGCAACAAGAAAATATGATGTTTATCGCCAATGATATTTACCTGGAGAAGgacaaagatgaatttttgaTCATTACAGGCCCCAACATGGGGGGTAAATCCACCTACATAAGAACCGTGGGAGTGATCGCTTTGATGAACCAGATTGGCTGTTTTATTCCTGTCAACAGTGATTCAGAGATATGCGTTATGGACTCTATATTGGCTCGTGTCGGTGCCTCCGATTCCCAGTTGAAGGGAGTGTCTACATTTATGTCTGAGATGCTTGAGATGTCGTCTATCCTTAAGACTGCTACATCGAACTCGCTTATTATTGTGGACGAGTTAGGCCGTGGTACTTCTACGTACGATGGCTTTGGATTGGCTTGGTCGATATCTGAGTACATTTCAACAAAAATTCACGCATTTACCATGTTTGCAACTCATTTTCATGAACTCACTACATTAGCAGACAAAGTACAAACCATAAAAAATCTTCATGTAGTGGCCCATGTGGAAGACGTTAGCGATGCTGCCATTAGAGGATCCAATGATAACATCACCTTACTATACAAGGTGGAGCCGGGAGTCTCAGACCAATCATTTGGTATCCATGTTGCCGAAGTCGTCAAATTTCCAAGTAAAATCATTCTTATGTCAAAGAGGAAAGCCCTCGAACTTGATGACTCCAAGGATGGAGAGGCTAGCAAGCGCTCACATTTCTCCGATGACGACGTTTtgaaaggaaagaaagacCTAAAAGCTGTATTGAAAACATGGAAGAGAAACGTAGAAAAAATGGGAGGCATACAGAAGTTGACGAGCGACGAGGTTGTCGCAGAGCTCAGAAAGCTTGTCAAAGAGGATTATAAGGACGCATTTCAGAACAATCCTCTTCTCAAGGATATTCTAGCATTATAA
- a CDS encoding uncharacterized protein (EggNog:ENOG41), whose amino-acid sequence MAPPPSPIVIDAQAVSGITGSISIACWIIVFAPQIYQNFVRKSAEGVSLMFVILWLLGDVFNVIGAVLQKVLPTMIILALYYTLADIVLLYQCLIYGHDKGIQVDPIHLSPANPLTEDEPLLETVLSHESYNGRHEVVNNAEVYDDAESDGNNFNDIDGVNMTSSCDRDYVKEISYNLLMIALVVLAGVGGWLFDGRSKGDVPPSDDQLTFNPIAQFFGWLCAALYLISRIPQIILNYERKSCDGISFLFFLFACLGNITYVVSILSVTTGKKYVLINLPWLIGSVGTLIEDFTIFFQFFCYRKNSQSVEEELYDDRDDDVDSTNNSNYNAA is encoded by the coding sequence ATGGCCCCTCCTCCTAGTCCCATAGTGATTGATGCGCAGGCTGTCAGTGGCATCACAGGCTCTATATCCATTGCATGCTGGATTATTGTATTTGCGCCCCAGATCTATCAAAATTTCGTGAGGAAAAGCGCAGAAGGTGTTTCACTGATGTTTGTGATTCTTTGGCTATTGGGTGATGTTTTCAATGTGATTGGTGCGGTGCTGCAGAAAGTGTTGCCAACGATGATTATTCTTGCGCTGTATTATACTCTTGCTGACATAgttcttctctatcaatGTCTCATATACGGCCACGATAAAGGAATACAGGTCGATCCTATTCATCTCAGCCCGGCCAATCCTTTAACAGAGGATGAGCCTTTACTTGAAACAGTGCTAAGCCACGAGAGTTACAACGGGCGCCACGAAGTCGTTAACAACGCCGAAGTGTATGATGACGCCGAAAGTGATGGCAACAATTTCAACGATATTGATGGTGTCAACATGACTAGTTCCTGCGATCGTGACTACGTCAAGGAGATTTCTTATAACTTGTTAATGATCGCATTGGTCGTTTTGGCTGGTGTAGGAGGATGGTTATTTGATGGAAGAAGTAAAGGCGACGTTCCTCCTTCTGATGACCAGTTGACTTTCAATCCAATAGCTCAATTTTTTGGATGGCTTTGTGCTGCGCTCTATTTAATCTCTAGAATTCCTCAAATCATTCTCAACTATGAGAGAAAGTCCTGCGATGGTATTtccttccttttctttctcttcgCATGCTTAGGTAACATTACCTATGTTGTTTCCATATTATCCGTCACTACCGGAAAAAAATACGTTCTTATCAATCTTCCATGGCTTATTGGTTCGGTCGGTACTCTCATTGAAGATTTTACTATTTTCTTCCAGTTCTTCTGTTACAGAAAGAACAGCCAAAGCGTAGAAGAGGAACTCTACGACGACCGTGACGATGACGTGGACTCTACAAACAATTCGAACTATAATGCTGCTTAA